In a single window of the Montipora capricornis isolate CH-2021 chromosome 11, ASM3666992v2, whole genome shotgun sequence genome:
- the LOC138024583 gene encoding tetratricopeptide repeat protein 28-like, translating to MACATDNLNSKSEALLVGDPCLKEITWGTGGPMHEQLPSAKKEVEMIGELLQTAPLTGQNATKAEVLKRMKSVALIHIAAHGDDECGEIVLAPNPDRTSQIPEEEDYMLTMSDVHAVRLQAKLVVLSCCHSGQGEVKSEGVVGIARAFLCAGARSVLVSLWAIDDEATLLFMKSFYHHLADRKSASLALHHAMKSLRETEKYSAIKYWAPFVLIGDDVSFGFGQHKLENNETASKRRKICKFC from the exons ATGGCTTGTGCAACTGACAACCTCAACAGTAAGAGTGAAGCGCTGCTTGTGGGAGATCCGTGCTTGAAGGAAATCACTTGGGGCACCGGTGGACCCATGCATGAACAGTTGCCGAGCGCGAAAAAAGAGGTGGAGatgattggagaacttctgcagaccgCGCCTCTCACTGGCCAAAATGCAacgaaagctgaggtgctgaaaagaatgaagtcagttgctttaatccacattgctgctCATGGAGATGACGAATGTGGAGAAATTGTtttggccccaaatcccgaCCGCACATCACAGATCCCTgaagaggaagattacatgttaacGATGAGCGACGTTCATGCAGTTCGTCTTCAGGCAAAGCTGGTTGTGctgagttgctgtcatagtggtcagggagaggtaaaatctgagggtgtggttggaatagccagggctttcctgtgtgctggtgcccggtctgttttggtgtcactctgggcaattgatgaTGAAGCGACCTTGTTGTTCATGAAGAGCTTTTACCATcacttggcagatagaaaaagtgcaagtttagctcttcaccatgccatgaaatctcttcgggagACAGAGAAGTATTCCGCCATTAAGTACTGGGCACCATTCgtgctaattggcgatgatgtctcTTTTGGATTTGGGCAACACAAACTCGAAAATAATG aaacggcGTCCAAAAGACGAAAGATATGTAAATTTTGTTAA